From Salvia splendens isolate huo1 chromosome 3, SspV2, whole genome shotgun sequence, a single genomic window includes:
- the LOC121793949 gene encoding uncharacterized protein LOC121793949 gives MATISLPRLIVIKSKAYGSKGHAYFKADGASVVLGEEDVLSTLVKIDVERSTSNTKYVNLKFGYFNRYWRRKDNDKFIVAESDQPEEDVSKSACTLFEPLKVDDAGVFYLRHVQSGGRVSLDASTMAFYVNENSISSDDDKSYLTFVDWNTLLRLPTKVALKGDNGKYLSTYAIPLFEFEDPNDDKAIYTVEMQPDGYVRITAPDVAYEGYEGSSLVVVNGEPEFRVMFSKVELNKLWASKIDENSIALRSTANNNFCRIRSIPALPYYLSADVPTITKEAILKVEEPVLARKIYNVVYQMEYARIFDEAPYLAGSATLINDKDEMASMQALVSYTDERSYTFSRGLSLSAGVSTTIEAGVPFIEKASITVSYGINGTFQWEETTTTTKMVQASATVPVPGRTSVTLDYVGTRGTCNIPYYYTQEEKSSADAQISYTDLVDGIYAGVNYYNFNFHIRDTKSL, from the exons ATGGCAACGATCTCTCTTCCAAGGCTCATCGTGATCAAATCGAAAGCGTACGGAAGTAAAGGGCATGCTTACTTCAAGGCTGACGGCGCGTCTGTAGTTTTGGGAGAAGAGGATGTATTGAGCACGTTGGTGAAGATTGATGTGGAGCGTTCTACAAGCAACACCAAATATGTCAACCTGAAATTCGGCTATTTCAACAGGTACTGGCGCCGCAAAGACAACGACAAATTCATCGTTGCTGAATCCGACCAGCCCGAAGAGGACGTCTCAAAGTCCGCATGTACCTTGTTCGAGCCCCTCAAGGTTGATGATGCCGGCGTGTTCTACTTGAGGCACGTCCAGAGCGGAGGGCGCGTGTCGTTGGATGCGTCCACCATGGCCTTTTACGTGAACGAAAATTCCATTTCCAGCGATGACGACAAAAGTTACCTAACTTTTGTCGACTGGAATACATTACTTAGATTGCCGACAAAG GTGGCATTGAAGGGGGATAACGGCAAGTATTTGTCAACATACGCGATACCATTATTCGAATTCGAGGATCCCAACGACGACAAAGCGATCTACACCGTGGAGATGCAGCCGGATGGATACGTCCGAATTACAGCCCCCGACGTGGCCTATGAAGGATATGAAGGATCGTCGTTGGTCGTAGTAAACGGCGAACCTGAATTCAGGGTAATGTTCTCGAAAGTCGAGCTGAATAAGCTATGGGCTTCCAAAATCGATGAAAACTCAATCGCCCTGCGCAGTACAGCCAACAATAACTTCTGCCGCATACGATCTATTCCTGCTCTGCCTTACTATCTAAGCGCGGACGTCCCGACTATAACCAAGGAAGCCATACTCAAAGTGGAGGAACCGGTGCTGGCGCGAAAGATCTATAACGTTGTATATCAGATGGAGTATGCTCGGATTTTTGACGAGGCGCCGTATTTGGCAGGCTCGGCCACGCTTATTAATGATAAAGATGAGATGGCTTCGATGCAGGCCTTAGTTTCGTATACAGACGAGAGATCTTACACTTTCAGCCGGGGCCTGTCGTTGAGTGCAGGGGTCAGCACCACCATCGAAGCGGGCGTGCCCTTCATTGAGAAGGCGTCGATTACGGTGAGTTATGGGATAAATGGGACGTTCCAGTGGGAGGAAACCACAACAACGACGAAGATGGTTCAAGCCAGTGCCACGGTTCCTGTGCCGGGGAGGACTAGTGTGACGCTTGATTATGTGGGAACGAGAGGGACTTGCAATATTCCTTATTATTACACTCAGGAGGAGAAGAGTTCTGCTGATGCGCAAATTTCTTATACTGATCTGGTTGATGGTATTTACGCTGGCGTCAATTATTACAACTTCAACTTTCATATTAGAGATACCAAGTCACTTTGA
- the LOC121794237 gene encoding uncharacterized protein LOC121794237, whose protein sequence is MAFNLPRFIAITTTSYPDKGHFYYNEGGSTVTLGEQSVFSTLVKIEVERATGNPNYVHLRFCHSNRYWSKSATRNVIIAESKQPVEDTKDPSCTLFQAVQADDEPAGVFYLNYVPTGGRLLVDNIETWGLFTEVNPPNTYGHLNYVDWSTLVKLPAHVAFKGDNGRFLKGMPWDGYNYLQFSSDDPNEEASGHRVSLMPDGHVRITSDYWDSKFWRRSPNWIWADSDQSSVDDKDTHFWPVIVDDNNTIALRNAGNNNYCGRLSTEGKTDMLNADVQNITKEARLVVQELVSQRNIYNVVYRMQDARIYDEVPYVAGSSVLTNSSDQEAAMAVQITYQDEKSYTFSRSFSLTAGVETSFSTGVPFIAEGGIKISFEINTTLQWDTTTTTTTSVMASGSVPVPARSSAVIDYVGTMGTCDIPYSYTQQDRSSADGTISYTEQDDGIYKGVSCYNFDFVTKSLNALV, encoded by the exons ATGGCCTTCAATCTTCCAAGGTTCATCGCCATTACAACAACTAGTTATCCTGATAAAGGGCATTTTTACTACAACGAAGGAGGAAGTACAGTAACTCTTGGGGAGCAGAGTGTGTTCAGCACACTCGTGAAGATTGAAGTCGAAAGAGCAACGGGAAACCCAAACTACGTTCACCTTCGATTTTGTCATTCCAACAGGTATTGGTCGAAGAGTGCAACCAGAAACGTCATCATTGCTGAATCGAAGCAACCCGTGGAAGACACAAAGGATCCTTCATGCACGCTGTTTCAGGCAGTACAGGCAGATGATGAGCCGGCTGGTGTGTTTTACTTGAATTACGTTCCGACCGGTGGGCGTCTGTTGGTAGATAACATTGAAACTTGGGGCCTTTTCACGGAGGTAAACCCCCCAAATACGTACGGTCATCTAAATTACGTGGATTGGAGTACATTGGTCAAACTGCCTGCCCACGTGGCTTTCAAAGGGGATAACGGCAG GTTCCTTAAAGGAATGCCCTGGGATGGTTACAACTACCTGCAGTTCTCATCCGATGATCCTAATGAGGAGGCGTCCGGCCACCGCGTGTCGTTGATGCCCGACGGACATGTCCGGATAACGTCAGATTACTGGGACAGCAAGTTCTGGAGGCGCAGTCCAAACTGGATATGGGCGGATTCCGATCAGTCTTCCGTCGATGACAAGGACACTCACTTCTGGCCCGTCATAGTGGACGACAACAACACCATTGCACTCCGCAACGCTGGCAACAACAATTACTGCGGACGTCTCTCCACCGAAGGGAAGACCGACATGTTAAATGCGGACGTCCAAAACATCACCAAGGAAGCAAGACTGGTGGTGCAAGAGCTCGTGTCCCAGAGAAACATCTACAACGTCGTATATCGGATGCAGGACGCCAGGATATACGACGAGGTGCCTTACGTTGCTGGCTCATCCGTGCTTACTAACTCAAGCGACCAGGAGGCTGCTATGGCTGTTCAGATTACTTATCAAGACGAGAAATCTTATACTTTTAGCCGCAGCTTCTCTTTAACTGCAGGGGTGGAAACCAGCTTTAGCACTGGCGTTCCCTTCATTGCGGAAGGAGGGATCAAAATCTCTTTTGAGATAAACACCACTCTCCAGTGGGACACCACCACAACTACTACCACATCAGTTATGGCTTCGGGTTCGGTTCCTGTGCCTGCGAGGAGTAGTGCGGTAATTGACTATGTCGGGACAATGGGAACCTGCGATATTCCTTATTCTTACACGCAGCAAGACAGGAGCTCCGCCGATGGCACCATTTCTTACACTGAGCAGGATGATGGTATTTACAAAGGCGTCAGTTGTTACAACTTCGACTTTGTTACCAAATCCCTTAATGCCCTTGTCTGA